A region of Candidatus Diapherotrites archaeon DNA encodes the following proteins:
- a CDS encoding PAS domain-containing protein, giving the protein MVSEAEIIRALDSSGRGQSISELSGRLKADRRTTAKLLEVLKAKGIVEFERVGMVKLWSVSKSPIISLLLKDDEQSVVLKNILNSLDEGISILDKDLKIIWVNDTVKKMAKRLTHLQGRRCYETYLNRKDICAKCPAMKTFSSDKMQKSVERGKDKNNNSYHYQFITAPIRGRDGKAIAIIETIRDLSDLTGKA; this is encoded by the coding sequence ATGGTTTCCGAAGCGGAAATAATCAGGGCGCTCGATTCATCCGGACGCGGCCAGTCGATTTCCGAGCTTTCCGGCAGGCTCAAGGCCGACAGGCGCACTACCGCCAAACTGCTTGAAGTGCTCAAGGCGAAAGGCATTGTAGAGTTCGAGCGCGTGGGCATGGTCAAATTGTGGTCGGTTTCCAAGTCGCCGATAATTTCACTGCTTTTGAAGGACGACGAGCAGAGCGTCGTGCTGAAAAACATCCTCAACTCGCTTGACGAGGGAATAAGCATTCTCGACAAGGACCTGAAAATCATCTGGGTAAACGACACCGTAAAAAAAATGGCGAAGCGCCTGACGCACCTGCAGGGCAGGCGCTGCTATGAAACCTACCTGAACCGCAAGGACATCTGTGCAAAGTGTCCTGCAATGAAAACCTTCAGCTCCGACAAAATGCAGAAATCCGTAGAGCGCGGAAAGGACAAGAACAACAACTCCTACCACTACCAGTTCATCACCGCGCCGATCAGGGGCAGGGACGGAAAGGCAATCGCGATAATCGAAACGATCCGGGATTTGTCCGACTTGACAGGCAAAGCCTGA
- a CDS encoding FTR1 family protein — MALAEFIVAFREFFEISLLVGIMLAYLYKTGNGRFAGNVWIGAAFAGIASVLAAALFGFAEEAFEPVEALFEGVTLIVAAALVTWLILWMLKHRKIAQEVERGVGRQAMLGSGIGIAMLSFVNIFREGIEIVLFLNGIRISSGAVSIAAVAIGFALAVVAAYLIFRHIVHVRLSRFFKFTSIILVLLAAGLFSQGIHELEEAGALPVIVEHVYDITPPMNADGSYALMHEKGAVGGILKGIVGYDTAPSLSQVLGYFAYLGIVYAAYLRLRKNREKPGHETDKGVKGVDSE, encoded by the coding sequence ATGGCTCTTGCGGAATTCATTGTTGCGTTCAGGGAATTTTTCGAGATTTCATTGCTTGTGGGCATAATGCTCGCGTACCTTTACAAGACCGGCAACGGCAGGTTTGCCGGAAACGTGTGGATTGGCGCGGCTTTTGCGGGAATCGCGAGCGTTCTTGCCGCGGCATTGTTCGGGTTTGCAGAGGAAGCCTTCGAGCCGGTCGAAGCGCTTTTTGAAGGAGTCACGCTCATTGTTGCGGCTGCTCTCGTGACATGGCTCATACTCTGGATGTTAAAGCACAGGAAAATCGCGCAGGAAGTAGAGCGGGGCGTGGGCAGGCAGGCAATGCTTGGCAGCGGCATCGGCATTGCAATGCTGTCATTCGTGAACATATTCCGCGAGGGCATTGAAATAGTGCTTTTCCTTAACGGCATCAGGATTTCCTCCGGAGCCGTGAGCATTGCTGCGGTTGCAATCGGGTTTGCCTTGGCGGTTGTGGCGGCATACCTTATTTTCAGGCACATCGTGCACGTCAGATTGAGCAGGTTCTTCAAATTCACAAGCATAATTCTCGTTCTGCTGGCGGCCGGCCTGTTTTCACAGGGAATCCATGAATTGGAGGAAGCCGGTGCGCTCCCCGTCATAGTGGAACACGTTTACGACATCACGCCGCCGATGAATGCCGACGGCAGCTACGCATTGATGCACGAGAAAGGCGCAGTCGGCGGAATCCTGAAAGGCATTGTCGGATATGACACCGCGCCATCCCTGTCGCAGGTGCTCGGATACTTTGCGTATCTCGGAATAGTCTATGCGGCATACCTTCGCTTAAGGAAAAACCGGGAAAAGCCGGGCCATGAAACGGATAAGGGCGTGAAAGGCGTCGACTCCGAATAA